GGCCTTCAACCCGCAGCCGCTCCCCGCCGGCTGGTGGCGGCTATATGACGACGCCAGGCTGGACAAGCTGGTGGCGCAAGCGCTGAGCGCCAACGCCGACCTTCGCGCCGCCGCCGCCAATCTGCGCAAGGCGATGGCGGCGGAGGCCTCGGTCAACGCCGGGCGCGATCCCCACGCCAGCGCGTCGGCCACCGCCCAACGCGCGCAGGATTCCGGCGAAGCGTATTTGATCGAAAAAAAACTGCCGGTGGCCAATATCGGCGATGGCGGCGTGAAGATAGGCTATGAGATGGATCTGTTCGGCAAGCTGGCCCGCGCAGAGGAAGCCGCCCATGCCGGCACGGAAGCCACCGCGGCCGCCATGGACCTGGTCCGGAGCACGGTGGCGGCGCAGACCGCGGGCGCCTACGTCCAGGGCTGCGCGGCCGGACACCAGCTGGCGGTGGCCAGGCACGAGCTGGACCTGCAGAACCGCGGCGTGGCGGTGGCCAAGCGGATGCAGTCCGCCGGACGCGGCCGCGCCGCCGATGTGGCGCGCGCCCAGGCCCAGGCCGACATACAGCGCGCCGCGCTGCCCCGCCTGCAGGCGGAACAGGAGGCCGCCCGCTTCCGCCTGGCCGCGCTGCAGGGCAAGGCGCCGGCCGAACTGCCAGCCGCCGCGGCGGCCTGCTCCGTCCTGCCTCGGCTGAGCCAGCCGCTGCCGGTCGGCGACGGCGCGGCCCTGCTCAAGCGCCGTCCTGACGTGCGCGAGGCGGAACGCAAGCTCGCCGCCGCCACCGCCCGCATCGGCGTGGCCACCGCCCAGCTCTACCCCAGCGTCAGCCTCGGCGGGTCGGCCGGCTTCACCGGCCTGCTGGAGCACGCGGGAGAAGACCGCACCCGGCGCTGGAGCCTGGGACCGCTGATCAGCTGGACCCTCCCCGACAGCGGGGCCCGCGCCCGGGTAAAGGCGGCCGAAGCGGACGCCGACGCGGCGCTCGCCCATTTCGACGCCGTCGTGCTGAACGCGCTGCGCGAGACGGAAACCGCGCTGACCTTCTACGCCAAGGACCTGGAACGCAACGCCGACCTGCGCTCGGCGCGCGACAACGCCCGCGCCGCCGCGCAGGACAACCGCCGCCTGTACGCGGCGGGCCGCGCGCCCTATCTGGCCAGCCTGGACGCCGACCGCGCGCTGGCCGGCAACGAGGCGGCGCTGGCGGCGTCGGACGCGCAGCTGGCGCAAGATCAGGTCACGGTTTTCCAGGCGCTGGGAGGCGGCTGGGAACAACCGCGCTGAACCGGGAGAGGCCAGCAACAGCGCTGCCCGCAAGGCGGGCAACCCATGAAGGGCGAGCGCCCTCGGGCGCTGCGCCAAGCCGGCCGCCCCAGGGCAAGAGCCGGGCCGCGACAGCGCGGACCTCCAATCAAACGGTCTGTTCCAGCCAGTCTGCGATGCCCTGACCGGCCGCGCGGCCGCTGGCGAAGCAGGCGGTCAGCAGGTAGCCTCCGGTAGGCGCTTCCCAGTCCAGCATCTCGCCGGCGCAGAATACGCCGGGCAGAACCGTCAACATCTGCCGCTCGTCCAGCGCGGAGAAACAGACGCCGCCGGCGGTGCTGATCGCCTCGTCTATCGGCCGCGCCGCCGTCAGCGTCAACGGCAGGCGCTTGATCGCGGCCGCGAGCCGCGCCGGATTCTGAAAGCTCTCCTTGTCCAGGCATTCGCGCAGGATGCCGGCGCGCGCGCCCTTCAGGTTCAGCCGGCTTTGCAGATGACTGGACAGCGAGCGCGAGCCGCGCGGATGCGACACCTCGGCCAACACCCTGGCCTCGTCCCAGGCCGGGATCAGATCCAGATGGCAAGCAGCGGAGCCTGCGCGGGCGATCTCGTCGCGCAGCAACGACGAGCAGGCGTAAATCAGGCTGCCCTCGATGCCGCTTTGGGTGATCACGCACTCGCCCACACGCTTGAATGACCGTCCATCGCCCCCCAGGAAAGACAGACCGACCGACTTCAGCGGCTCGCCGGCGAACTTGCCGGCGAAAAACTCGCTCCAGTCGGCGTCGAAGCCGCAGTTGGACGGCGACAACGGCGCGGTGGCCACGCCCTTCTCCGCCAGCCACGGCATCCAGCGGCCATCCGAGCCCAGCTTTTTCCAGCTGCCGCCGCCCAAGGCCAGCAGCGTCGCGTCGGCGCGCACCGCCAGCTCGCCGTCCGGGGTGTCGAACTTCAAACTGCCGTCGGCGTTCCAGCCTTGCCAGCGGTGGCGCGGATGGATGCGCGCGCCAGCCTCGCGCAGTCGGCTGAGCCAGGCGCGCAATAGCGGCGCGGCCTTCATCTCCTTGGGAAATACCCGGCCGGAGCTGCCGACGAAAGTCTCCACGCCCAAGCCGTGCGCCCAGGCGCGCAGCGCGTCGGCGTCAAAGTCTTTCAGCAGCGGCTCGATCTGCGCCGCGCGCTCGCCATAGCGGCCGACAAAGGCCGGGTACGGCTCGGAATGAGTCAAATTGAGGCCGCCGATGCCGGCCAGCAGGAATTTTCGGCCCACCGACGGCATCGCGTCGTACACATCCACCGCATAGCCTCGCGCCGCCAGCGCCTCGGCCGCCATCAACCCGGCCGGTCCGCCGCCCACGATGGCGACGACGCGCCCTGCCTTCTCATTCATGCCCATGCCTCAAACACCCTTGTCCCGATATCGCCATAGCCTTGCCGGCAAGGCCGCGATTGTTGCAGAAAACCGCCCGCAACCCAAGCGCGGCGCGCAAATCCGCCAATGCAAGCGGTTTCCGCCCGATGTTTGATCCAGGCCAGACGGCAATTATTCAATGGAGATAAAATGCGAAATGCATGAGGAGAATAATAACAACCGCCCAAGACAATGAAGCGCACACAAGGAGACGGGGCCCACACCCCCGGAACAGCGATGAGAAAATTTGCAGACTGGCCGATCTGGCTGCGGCTGACCGGCGCGATCTGGATTTGCCTGGTTCTAGCCTGGGGCGGACTGATCGCCTGGGAAACGCGCGCCAGCCGCGAAATCGCCGTGGAACAGGCCAAGGATCTGGCCCACAGCATGAATGAAATGACCATGGCCGGCCTCACCGGCATGATGATCACCGGCACCGTGGGCCAGCGCGACGTGTTTCTCGATCAGATTCGCGAACTATCCGCCGTGCGCGACCTGCGCGTGATACGCGGCGACGGGGTGAGCAAACAGTTCGGCCCCGGCAACGCCGGCGACAAGGCGAGGCCCGGCGACGAAGTGGAGCGCGCCGCGCTCGCCGACGGCAAGCCGCACATCCGGATAGAGTCCACGCCGCAACTGGGCGAGCATCTGCGCGTGGTCTACCCGGCGCTGGCCTCCGCCAACTACCTGGGCAAGAACTGCCTGGCCTGCCACCAAGTGGCCGATAAAACGCCGCTGGGCGCGGTCAGCATGCGCATTTCGCTGGAGAAGCCCTACGCCGCGGTGGACCGCTTCCGCGTGCAAAGCATCTTGTTCGCGCTGTTCGCTTCGCTACCGATGCTGGCGGTGGTATACCTGTTCATCCGCCGCTTCGTCACCCGCCCGCTGCGGGAAATGTCCGAAGG
This genomic window from Chromobacterium phragmitis contains:
- a CDS encoding efflux transporter outer membrane subunit, producing the protein MSPARLAGALGLLGALAGCAAVGPDYRLPSQAAQGKPAANAAFQSANHAAFNPQPLPAGWWRLYDDARLDKLVAQALSANADLRAAAANLRKAMAAEASVNAGRDPHASASATAQRAQDSGEAYLIEKKLPVANIGDGGVKIGYEMDLFGKLARAEEAAHAGTEATAAAMDLVRSTVAAQTAGAYVQGCAAGHQLAVARHELDLQNRGVAVAKRMQSAGRGRAADVARAQAQADIQRAALPRLQAEQEAARFRLAALQGKAPAELPAAAAACSVLPRLSQPLPVGDGAALLKRRPDVREAERKLAAATARIGVATAQLYPSVSLGGSAGFTGLLEHAGEDRTRRWSLGPLISWTLPDSGARARVKAAEADADAALAHFDAVVLNALRETETALTFYAKDLERNADLRSARDNARAAAQDNRRLYAAGRAPYLASLDADRALAGNEAALAASDAQLAQDQVTVFQALGGGWEQPR
- a CDS encoding TIGR03862 family flavoprotein — its product is MNEKAGRVVAIVGGGPAGLMAAEALAARGYAVDVYDAMPSVGRKFLLAGIGGLNLTHSEPYPAFVGRYGERAAQIEPLLKDFDADALRAWAHGLGVETFVGSSGRVFPKEMKAAPLLRAWLSRLREAGARIHPRHRWQGWNADGSLKFDTPDGELAVRADATLLALGGGSWKKLGSDGRWMPWLAEKGVATAPLSPSNCGFDADWSEFFAGKFAGEPLKSVGLSFLGGDGRSFKRVGECVITQSGIEGSLIYACSSLLRDEIARAGSAACHLDLIPAWDEARVLAEVSHPRGSRSLSSHLQSRLNLKGARAGILRECLDKESFQNPARLAAAIKRLPLTLTAARPIDEAISTAGGVCFSALDERQMLTVLPGVFCAGEMLDWEAPTGGYLLTACFASGRAAGQGIADWLEQTV